From the genome of Lotus japonicus ecotype B-129 chromosome 6, LjGifu_v1.2, one region includes:
- the LOC130722680 gene encoding protein PYRICULARIA ORYZAE RESISTANCE 21-like encodes MAPEKVTLMKLKVDLECEKCYKKVKKILCKFPQIRDQKYDEKDNIVFITVVCCSPEKIRDKLCCKGGGTIKSIEIVELPKPKPPEPEKKKEADKPKAAEHEKKKDGEKPKAAAEPEKKKDSEKPKAAEPEKKKDGDKEKPKSDGPKKGDEKPKDKPAPGPIPVHPVGPPPMAVPVGMMYAPTPCYEGRPAGPGFYEYGGPMPCYDGYYARPVYDSYGGSRPYYVNNRCDQYFSEENPTGCSIM; translated from the exons ATGGCTCCAGAAAAG GTAACCCTCATGAAGCTCAAGGTTGATCTTGAATGTGAGAAATGCTACAAAAAGGTCAAGAAAATTCTCTGCAAGTTCCCTC AAATTCGAGACCAGAAGTACGACGAGAAGGACAACATTGTGTTCATTACCGTGGTATGCTGTAGCCCTGAGAAGATTAGGGACAAGCTATGTTGCAAAGGTGGGGGTACCATCAAGAGCATTGAGATAGTGGAACTGCCGAAGCCCAAACCGCCTGAgcctgagaagaagaaggaggccgACAAGCCCAAGGCGGCTGAGCatgagaagaagaaagacggggaaaagccCAAGGCTGCTGCTGAgcctgagaagaagaaggattCCGAGAAGCCCAAGGCGGCGGAGcctgagaaaaagaaagatggggACAAGGAAAAGCCCAAGTCAGATGGGCCAAAGAAGGGAGATGAGAAGCCCAAGGACAAACCCGCACCCGGTCCGATACCGGTCCACCCAGTGGGGCCACCGCCAATGGCAGTGCCAGTTGGGATGATGTATGCTCCAACTCCTTGTTACGAGGGCAGGCCTGCCGGGCCGGGCTTCTATGAGTATGGTGGGCCGATGCCATGTTATGACGGGTATTATGCGAGGCCCGTTTATGATAGTTATGGTGGAAGCAGACCCTATTATGTGAACAATCGGTGTGATCAGTATTTCAGTGAAGAAAATCCAACAGGGTGCTCAATTATGTGA